The Diadema setosum chromosome 4, eeDiaSeto1, whole genome shotgun sequence genome window below encodes:
- the LOC140227292 gene encoding sulfotransferase 1B1-like: MAKRAKPSYIRGVHEYDGINYFNSVLDSSIKALRTFDVRPDDTWVVTYPKSGTHWMLEIVGLINSDGYPEKIDRISSSTVVEMIDLDQKLPDTKEEEEHSPPDMAPNMEKIAKAPSPRVIQTHLRLKYMPKDLLKTGKVIYLARNPKDTAVSWYNFLKDYPFEVPLTWERTIELVINGNIEFGPWPDHVKEFWEIRQEENLLFLFYEDILQDPAKYIRMVADHMGRPLSKEALQRVVENSSMPGMRKTYQKRAEENAEPNSELIRLPFLNKGKTGRWKNYFTVAQNEKFDEWFRKEMQGVDIEVRFE, translated from the exons ATGGCAAAGCGAGCGAAGCCTTCTTATATCCGAGGTGTGCACGAGTACGATGGGATCAACTACTTCAACTCTGTGTTGGATTCCAGCATCAAAGCCTTGCGGACATTTGACGTCCGCCCCGACGATACCTGGGTAGTGACTTATCCAAAATCAG GAACCCACTGGATGTTGGAAATTGTCGGTCTCATCAACTCGGATGGCTACCCGGAGAAAATCGACCGCATTTCCAGCTCCACCGTCGTCGAGATGATCGACCTGGACCAGAAGCTGCCCGACACCAAGGAGGAAGAAGAGCACAGCCCTCCAGACATGGCGCCAAACATGGAGAAGATAGCGAAAGCGCCCTCACCGAGAGTTATCCAGACCCATCTGAGGCTCAAGTACATGCCCAAGGATTTGTTGAAGACAGGCAAG GTAATCTACCTCGCCCGCAACCCTAAGGATACTGCCGTCTCCTGGTACAACTTTCTGAAGGACTATCCTTTCGAAGTTCCTTTGACATGGGAAAGAACAATTGAATTGGTTATAAACGGAA ACATTGAATTCGGACCATGGCCTGACCATGTCAAGGAATTCTGGGAAATCCGACAGGAAGAAAATCTGCTCTTTTTGTTCTACGAAGACATCCTACAG GACCCTGCGAAATACATCCGGATGGTGGCCGATCATATGGGGCGCCCTCTGTCGAAGGAAGCCTTGCAGCGGGTTGTTGAAAACAGCTCCATGCCCGGAATGCGGAAGACCTACCAGAAAAGAGCTGAAGAAAACGCGGAACCCAATTCTGAGCTCATTCGACTGCCATTCCTCAACAAAG GAAAGACAGGTCGTTGGAAGAACTATTTCACCGTTGCACAAAACGAAAAGTTCGACGAGTGGTTCCGGAAGGAGATGCAGGGAGTGGATATCGAGGTCCGATTTGAATAA